CTCAGCTCACCGACCACCTTGGTCACCGTTTCGCGCACGCTACCTACAGCAGCGGCCAGCTCGTCGTGGGTGGCGTAGATCATGGTTTCGCCACTTTCCAGCTCGGTGGCCAGGGCCGTGTCCTTCAGTTCCAGCAGTTCGGCAGCGATGCGGGCACGCAGGCGCTTGCCGACCAGGCGGAAGATGCTCTCGTAAGCACGCTCCAAGGTCCGGACCAGGTGGCCCGTGACCATCAGATTGTCCTCACTGGTCATCAAAGCGGGGTTGATCACATCTACCGTGCTGTCAGTGACAGCTTCAGCGAAGTAGGCACGCTCGGTACCGCTCAGGGCCTCTTCACCGAAGTACTCACCAGGCTTGACGTAGCGCAGGGTCAAACCGTTGCCGTCGTCATCCATGGTGTGGATGCGGATCAAGCCACTGACCACGCGGTACAACATATCGGCCGGGCCAGGGTACAAGATGACCGAGCCGGGGCGGTGGCTCACGGTGTCGACGTAGTTTTCATTGATGGTTTTCGTTGCGGATTGGGTCACTTGCGTCATAGATGCCTCCTGTGACACCCGGTAAGCGCGGGGCTAAGAGGGAATGAGAGACAGAACCCACGTCTGTCTATTGAGAATCATTCCCAGTACTGGAATAAGTGTACACCTTGGTCACAATTTTGTAAACAATTTTGTTGAGGAAATAGAACTTCATCACACATTAATTCTGTCAAGGGCGAAATTTCCCCAGGCCATTTTTCAATTCTACCGGGTCTGAACGGGACAATGTGGTAAGGAAGACGTTGTCTAAGAACGCCTAAATCATGATCTCAGGCAGGGGGAACCAAACAGAAAAATACACAAGAAATAGCCCTGCTTAGATCAAGCAGGGCCAATGAAGTGGAGAAGATTACAGCTCGTCTTCGCGGCGGATGGGGAAAGCACTAATCACGCAGTCGTCGCCGTTTAGGTTGATGACCTTGACACCCTGGGCATTGCGGCCAGTGACGCGTACTTCTTCCACGCGGGTGCGGATGACCAGACCCCCACGGGTCAGCACCATCAGTTCTTCATTGCCGTCTACACGGGCCAGCGTGACCAGCTTGCCGGTCTTGGGGGTCACGTCCAGCGTGATCACGCCCTGGCCGCCGCGTCCCTTGCTGGGATAGTCGCTGATGGGTGTGCGTTTGCCCAGGCCGTACTCACTGACCGCCAGTAGCTCATGGTCTGCACCTTCAGGAACCAGGGCCATGCTGACCACTCGGTCATCTCCCTTCAGGCGAATCCCGATCACACCCTGGGTGGCGCGGCCCGTATCGCGCACTGCCGAGGCCTCAAAGCGCATGGCCTTGCCGCTCTGGGTGGCCAGCACGATGTCACTGCCATTTTTCACGATGCCTACGCTGATCAGTTCGTCATCATCCTGCAGATTGATGGCGATCAGGCCCGCCGAGGTGATGTTGCCGTAGTCGGTAATCAGGCTGCGTTTGACCATGCCGTTTTTGGTCGCAAAGACAAAGCTGCCGTCTTCGTCGAAACCCTTGATGCTCTGCACCGACGCAATATTTTCGTCATCGCGCAGCGAGGGCAGCAGATTGCGGATATGCGAACCTTTGGCGTCGCGGGCAGCTTCGGGCAGATCGTAAATTTTCTCGTGGAAGACCCGGCCCTGATCCGTAAAGAACAGCATGAAGTCGTGCGTACTGCCTACGAACACGCGGGTGTTCACGTCTTCTTCGCGCAGTTTGCCGCCACGTGAACCGCGTCCACCACGCGACTGGGCGCGGTACGAGTCCAGCGGAGTGCGCTTGAGGTAGCCTGCCTCGGTCATGGTGATGACCATGTCCTCTACGGCAATCAGGTCCTCTTTGGAAATGTCTTCTTCAAGGTCGGTGATCACGCTGCGGCGCTCGTCACCGTAGCGGTCACGGATGTCGCGGATCTCCTTTTTGATCTCGCGCCACAGCAGCTTTTCGTCGCCCAGGATCGAGCGCAGGCGGGCAATCAGCGTTTGCAGCTCGTCGAACTCGCCGGTCAGCTTCTCGCGCTCCAGCCCCACCAGGCGTTGCAGGCGCATATCCAAAATGGCCTGGGCCTGAGGCTCGGACAGCTCAAAGCGGGCCATCAGCGCGTCACGGGCCTCACCGCCAGTGTTGCTGGCGCGGATCAGCGCGATCACTTCGTCAATGTGGTCCAACGCCTTGATCAGACCTTCAAGGATGTGGGCGCGCTCCTCGGCTTTGCGCAGTTCGTATTGGGTACGGCGGGTCACCACTTCCTGACGGTGGACTAAGAAATAACGCATGGTGTCCAGCAGCGGCAGCACCCGCGGCTCACCGTTGACGATGCTCAGGTTCATCACCGTAAAGGTGCTTTGCAACTGGGTGTATTTGTACAGCTGGTTCAGCACCAGGGTCGGAATCGCGCCGCGCTTGAGTTCCACCACGATGCGTACCGGCTCTTTGCGGTCCGATTCGTCGCGCAGGGCCGAGATATCGGGGATTTTGCCTGCCTTGTACATTGCCGAGATGGTCTGAATCAGATTGGTCTTGTTCACCTGATAGGGAATCTCGGAAATGATGATCTGCGAGCGGTTGTTCTTCTCGTCGATGCGGGCCTTGCCGCGCACCTTGAGGCTGGCGTGCCCGGTGGTGTAGGCGTCCTGCACGCCCTGTTTGGCAATGCGGCCCCCAGTGGGAAAGTCGGGGCCGGGGACATGCTCCATTAGATCCAGCAGGGTCATGTCTGGCCGGTCAATCAGCGCCAATAGACCGTTGCAGATCTCCGTGAGGTTGTGCGGCGGAATGTTGGTCGCCATGCCGACGGCGATGCCCGAAGCGCCGTTGATCAGCAGATTCGGCACGGCGGCGGGCAGCACGCTGGGTTCTTCGGTGGTCTCGTCATAGTTGGGCTTCATGACGATGGTGTCTTTTTCGAGGTCGGCCAGCAGCTCCTCAGCCAGCTTGGTCATGCGGGCCTCGGTGTAACGCATGGCGGCAGGCGGGTCGCCGTCAATGGACCCGAAGTTGCCCTGCGGGTGAACCATCGGATAGCGCATGTTCCACCACTGCCCCAGGCGCACCATCGCGTCATAGATCGAGGTATCGCCGTGCGGGTGGTACTTTTTCATGACCTCGCCCACCACCGCCGCCGACTTGGCGTGCTTCTGGTTGGCGTAGAGGCCCTCAAGCATCATGGCGTACATGATCCGGCGCTGCACCGGCTTGAGGCCGTCGCGGACATCCGGCAGTGCCCGGTCCACAATGACGTTCATGGCGTAGTTGATGAAATTGGTCTTGACTTCGGACGTGATGTCCACGGGTAGAATTCCGGTCATTCAAACTCCATTCTGGGCCGTAAGCACCGCAGCGCAGAGGCTACGGGGCTGGCCAGGGGAAACGGAAGAATTGGCGTCGCCTGCCCTCCTCCGGAACTTCCGGGGGCAGCGGTCACTTCGCACATATTCTAACAAAATCTGCTCCATTATGCTACTGGCATAATAGAGTCCGTCTCTCCAATACCTCAATTTAGCGCACCTGGTCCTCTAGCGGGCCGTGAATGCCATAAGAAAGCCCTCCGAGGGTCAGAGGGCCAATTTTTATTTGCTGCCCGGTTCAGGGCCGCGCTGCTTAGTCGGGGCTGCCTGGGTCAGTTGGGCGTGCCCAGAACCCGGAAGCTGAATACTTCGGGCCGGGCCGCGTCTACCGTCACCTGTACGGCTTGCATCCGCTGATCACCGGGAACCTCCAGCCGGAAAATGTTGGGAGCGCTGCTGTCGTCGTAGGTGTTGAAGGGCTGGTCGAATTTCAGCACGTGCGAGTCACCATGCACCAGCAACACTGGGCCAGCAAAAGCCGCTGCCT
The sequence above is a segment of the Deinococcus radiophilus genome. Coding sequences within it:
- a CDS encoding helix-turn-helix domain-containing protein; amino-acid sequence: MTQVTQSATKTINENYVDTVSHRPGSVILYPGPADMLYRVVSGLIRIHTMDDDGNGLTLRYVKPGEYFGEEALSGTERAYFAEAVTDSTVDVINPALMTSEDNLMVTGHLVRTLERAYESIFRLVGKRLRARIAAELLELKDTALATELESGETMIYATHDELAAAVGSVRETVTKVVGELSRDGVISAGYGKITLRDEAALAEIAAG
- the gyrA gene encoding DNA gyrase subunit A encodes the protein MTGILPVDITSEVKTNFINYAMNVIVDRALPDVRDGLKPVQRRIMYAMMLEGLYANQKHAKSAAVVGEVMKKYHPHGDTSIYDAMVRLGQWWNMRYPMVHPQGNFGSIDGDPPAAMRYTEARMTKLAEELLADLEKDTIVMKPNYDETTEEPSVLPAAVPNLLINGASGIAVGMATNIPPHNLTEICNGLLALIDRPDMTLLDLMEHVPGPDFPTGGRIAKQGVQDAYTTGHASLKVRGKARIDEKNNRSQIIISEIPYQVNKTNLIQTISAMYKAGKIPDISALRDESDRKEPVRIVVELKRGAIPTLVLNQLYKYTQLQSTFTVMNLSIVNGEPRVLPLLDTMRYFLVHRQEVVTRRTQYELRKAEERAHILEGLIKALDHIDEVIALIRASNTGGEARDALMARFELSEPQAQAILDMRLQRLVGLEREKLTGEFDELQTLIARLRSILGDEKLLWREIKKEIRDIRDRYGDERRSVITDLEEDISKEDLIAVEDMVITMTEAGYLKRTPLDSYRAQSRGGRGSRGGKLREEDVNTRVFVGSTHDFMLFFTDQGRVFHEKIYDLPEAARDAKGSHIRNLLPSLRDDENIASVQSIKGFDEDGSFVFATKNGMVKRSLITDYGNITSAGLIAINLQDDDELISVGIVKNGSDIVLATQSGKAMRFEASAVRDTGRATQGVIGIRLKGDDRVVSMALVPEGADHELLAVSEYGLGKRTPISDYPSKGRGGQGVITLDVTPKTGKLVTLARVDGNEELMVLTRGGLVIRTRVEEVRVTGRNAQGVKVINLNGDDCVISAFPIRREDEL